One genomic window of Microbacterium testaceum StLB037 includes the following:
- the rlmN gene encoding 23S rRNA (adenine(2503)-C(2))-methyltransferase RlmN: MTDQPPVRSTTPRQARPAGAPADTGIRETRPRTAPARQVRPATEGWQQAKDETGRPLLQFASPKRGKPPVHLADMTAAERVEKVKELGLPGFRAKQLEKHYFTHYTSDPAEMTDLPASGREELVAGMLPPLLTEVRRLETDRGDTIKFLWKLHDGALVESVLMRYPGRITLCVSSQAGCGMNCPFCATGQAGLTRNMSAAEIIEQIVRANALIAAGGLGGKTLRQAQGPGQVPERVSNIVFMGMGEPLANYARVMQAVRVMVDKDHGLGMSARGITVSTVGLVPAIKKLADEDIPVTFALSLHAPDDGLRDELIPVNSRWKVDEALDAARAYFDKTGRRVSIEYALIKDMNDHAWRADLLADKLNARGRGWVHVNPIPLNPTPGSIWTASEVPVQNEFVRRLNDAGIPTTLRDTRGKEIDGACGQLVATEEDEVAAAATPVA, translated from the coding sequence ATGACTGATCAGCCCCCCGTGCGCTCCACCACGCCCCGGCAGGCGCGCCCCGCGGGGGCGCCGGCCGACACCGGCATCCGCGAGACCCGTCCGCGGACCGCTCCGGCGCGCCAGGTGCGTCCCGCGACCGAGGGGTGGCAGCAGGCCAAGGACGAGACCGGTCGACCGCTGCTGCAGTTCGCCAGCCCCAAGCGTGGCAAGCCGCCCGTGCACCTCGCGGACATGACCGCCGCCGAGCGCGTTGAAAAGGTGAAGGAACTGGGTCTCCCCGGGTTCCGTGCGAAGCAGCTCGAGAAGCACTACTTCACGCACTACACGTCCGACCCGGCCGAGATGACCGACCTTCCGGCATCCGGTCGCGAAGAACTCGTCGCGGGGATGCTGCCGCCGCTGCTCACCGAGGTGCGCCGTCTCGAGACCGACCGCGGTGACACGATCAAGTTCCTCTGGAAGCTGCACGACGGCGCGCTCGTGGAGTCGGTGCTCATGCGCTACCCCGGCCGCATCACGCTGTGCGTGTCGAGCCAGGCCGGCTGCGGCATGAACTGCCCGTTCTGCGCGACCGGCCAGGCCGGGCTCACCCGCAACATGTCGGCCGCCGAGATCATCGAGCAGATCGTGCGGGCGAACGCCCTCATCGCGGCCGGCGGCCTCGGGGGCAAGACCCTTCGACAGGCTCAGGGACCCGGGCAGGTGCCCGAGCGCGTGAGCAACATCGTCTTCATGGGCATGGGCGAGCCGCTCGCCAACTACGCCCGTGTCATGCAGGCCGTGCGCGTGATGGTCGACAAGGACCACGGCCTCGGCATGAGCGCCCGCGGCATCACCGTCTCGACCGTGGGGCTCGTGCCCGCGATCAAGAAGCTCGCCGACGAGGACATCCCGGTCACCTTCGCCCTCTCGCTGCACGCGCCGGACGACGGCCTGCGCGACGAGCTGATCCCGGTGAACTCCCGCTGGAAGGTCGACGAGGCCCTGGATGCCGCACGCGCCTACTTCGACAAGACCGGGCGCCGCGTATCCATCGAATACGCCCTGATCAAGGACATGAACGACCACGCCTGGCGCGCCGACCTGCTGGCCGACAAGCTCAACGCGCGCGGTCGCGGTTGGGTGCACGTGAACCCCATCCCGCTGAACCCGACCCCGGGCTCGATCTGGACGGCATCCGAGGTCCCGGTGCAGAACGAGTTCGTGCGCCGCCTCAACGACGCCGGCATCCCGACGACCCTGCGCGACACCCGCGGCAAAGAGATCGACGGCGCGTGCGGCCAGCTCGTCGCGACCGAAGAGGACGAGGTCGCCGCGGCGGCCACCCCCGTCGCCTGA
- a CDS encoding glutamate decarboxylase, translating into MTHRPDDALTPVFDRAGEASRRPRNRFPRTPELPETAYQIVHDEMMLDGNARMNLATFVGTWMDEHADRLYADAYDKNMIDKDEYPRTAEIERTCWRMLADLWHAPSVKGAAGTSTIGSSEACMLGGLALKRRWQHARRAAGKSTEKPNLVMSSAVQVCWEKFCNYWDVEARYVPVTDEHPVFDGHDLADYVDENTIGVVAILGVTYTGAYEPVASLSEALDAIEQATGLDIAIHVDGASGAMVAPFLRPDLVWDFRLERVHSISTSGHKYGGVYPGVGWVVWREEKWLPEDLVFRVSYLGGDMPTFALNFSRPGAQVLLQFYLFLRLGFEGYATVQRGLQKVALHLSHGIGAMGPFELVSDGSDLPVFAWRMRPGYTENWNLYHLSDRLRMHGWLVPAYPLPDDMSGRTVQRIVVRAGLSLDLADDLLEDIRTEVSYLDKLESPMPMEGTGPGFHH; encoded by the coding sequence ATGACGCACCGACCCGACGATGCGCTGACGCCCGTTTTCGACCGCGCGGGAGAGGCCTCGCGGCGCCCTCGAAACCGGTTCCCACGGACGCCCGAGCTGCCCGAGACGGCGTACCAGATCGTCCACGACGAGATGATGCTCGACGGCAACGCGCGCATGAACCTCGCGACGTTCGTCGGCACATGGATGGACGAGCACGCCGACCGCCTCTACGCCGACGCGTACGACAAGAACATGATCGACAAGGACGAGTACCCGCGGACCGCCGAGATCGAACGGACGTGCTGGCGCATGCTCGCCGACCTCTGGCACGCGCCGTCGGTCAAGGGAGCGGCGGGCACCTCGACGATCGGCTCGTCCGAGGCGTGCATGCTCGGCGGGCTCGCCCTCAAGCGCCGCTGGCAGCACGCGCGACGCGCGGCGGGGAAGTCGACCGAGAAGCCCAACCTCGTCATGAGCAGCGCCGTGCAGGTGTGCTGGGAGAAGTTCTGCAACTACTGGGACGTCGAAGCGCGCTACGTCCCCGTCACCGACGAGCACCCGGTGTTCGACGGCCACGACCTCGCCGACTACGTCGACGAGAACACGATCGGCGTCGTCGCCATCCTCGGGGTGACCTACACCGGAGCGTACGAGCCCGTGGCATCCCTCTCCGAGGCTCTGGATGCCATCGAGCAGGCGACCGGCCTCGACATCGCGATCCACGTCGACGGGGCATCCGGCGCCATGGTCGCGCCGTTCCTGCGGCCGGACCTGGTCTGGGACTTCCGCCTCGAGCGCGTGCACTCGATCTCGACGTCAGGACACAAGTACGGCGGCGTCTACCCGGGCGTCGGCTGGGTCGTCTGGCGCGAGGAGAAGTGGCTGCCCGAGGACCTGGTCTTCCGCGTGAGCTACCTCGGCGGCGACATGCCCACCTTCGCGCTGAACTTCTCGCGGCCCGGGGCTCAGGTGCTGCTGCAGTTCTACCTCTTCCTGCGTCTCGGCTTCGAGGGCTACGCCACCGTGCAGCGCGGCCTGCAGAAGGTGGCGCTGCATCTGTCGCACGGGATCGGCGCGATGGGGCCGTTCGAGCTGGTGAGCGACGGCAGCGACCTGCCGGTGTTCGCGTGGCGCATGCGCCCGGGCTACACCGAGAACTGGAACCTGTACCACCTGTCCGACCGGCTCCGCATGCACGGCTGGCTCGTGCCGGCGTACCCGCTGCCCGACGACATGTCCGGCCGCACCGTGCAGCGGATCGTCGTGCGCGCGGGGCTCAGCCTCGACCTCGCCGACGACCTGCTGGAGGACATCCGCACCGAGGTGTCCTACCTCGACAAGCTGGAGTCGCCGATGCCGATGGAGGGAACGGGTCCGGGGTTCCACCACTGA
- a CDS encoding aldo/keto reductase family protein, translated as MVGYRYLGNSGFKISEITLGNWVTHGSQVGDDAAIKTVHAALDAGITTFDTADGYANGAAETVLGKALEGQRRESLEIFTKVYFPTGPMGPNDTGLSRKHILDSINGSLKRLGTDYVDLYQAHRFDYETPLEETFQAFADVVRQGKALYIGVSEWTAEQLREGHALAKQLGIQLISNQPQYSMLWRVIEGKVVPASEELGISQIVWSPMAQGVLSGKYLPGQPAPEGSRATDEKSGANFIKRFLNDDTLEAVQRLKPIADEAGLAMPQLAIAWVLQNPNIAAALVGASRPEQLADTVKASGVTLDADTLAAIDEALGDAVFSDPENTYDVSPKKRLV; from the coding sequence ATGGTCGGTTATCGCTACCTCGGAAACAGTGGATTCAAGATCTCGGAGATCACCCTTGGAAACTGGGTGACCCACGGTTCGCAGGTCGGTGACGACGCGGCGATCAAGACCGTGCACGCCGCCCTCGACGCCGGCATCACGACGTTCGACACCGCCGACGGCTACGCCAACGGCGCCGCCGAGACGGTGCTCGGTAAGGCCCTCGAGGGGCAGCGACGCGAGTCGCTCGAGATCTTCACGAAGGTGTACTTCCCGACCGGCCCGATGGGGCCGAACGACACCGGACTGAGCCGCAAGCACATCCTGGACTCGATCAACGGGTCGCTGAAGCGCCTCGGCACCGACTACGTCGACCTCTACCAGGCGCACCGTTTCGACTACGAGACCCCGCTCGAAGAGACGTTCCAGGCCTTCGCCGACGTCGTGCGCCAGGGCAAGGCCCTCTACATCGGTGTGTCCGAGTGGACGGCCGAGCAGCTGCGCGAGGGGCACGCGCTCGCGAAGCAGCTCGGCATCCAGCTCATCTCGAACCAGCCCCAGTACTCGATGCTGTGGCGCGTGATCGAGGGCAAGGTCGTGCCCGCCAGCGAAGAGCTCGGAATCTCGCAGATCGTCTGGTCGCCCATGGCGCAGGGCGTGCTGAGCGGCAAGTACCTGCCGGGGCAGCCCGCGCCCGAGGGGTCGCGCGCGACCGATGAGAAGAGCGGTGCGAACTTCATCAAGCGGTTCCTGAACGACGACACCCTCGAGGCCGTCCAGCGGCTGAAGCCCATCGCCGACGAGGCTGGGCTCGCCATGCCGCAGCTCGCGATCGCGTGGGTGCTCCAGAACCCGAACATCGCCGCGGCGCTCGTGGGCGCCTCGCGTCCCGAGCAGCTGGCCGACACCGTGAAGGCGTCGGGTGTGACCCTGGATGCCGACACCCTCGCCGCGATCGACGAGGCCCTCGGCGACGCGGTGTTCTCCGACCCCGAGAACACCTACGACGTGTCCCCGAAGAAGCGCCTGGTCTGA
- a CDS encoding DUF4407 domain-containing protein — protein MSFSAHRPGRFGSDGHIEFTTDEEREHYLDDILAAQSSAKRPAAHDHPTEPWGAPPGAEDPTLPIDATRGDTAPHDTTVLEDPSPEAPAPKGPAPEAPVPAFPAADETLVLEPHAVPAERVDPTDPDEDTSGDREPAASGPRHPRLRRDDPRRPRLSLVRRMAVLGGADNDVLNEVPEEVPRFVQMFLVLAGTALVSSLSMMFALLTGVRVSLFLAIPLALVWGLIIFNLDRFLTSTMRSTKNFFRLLGLAMPRVIMAALIGIVVAEPLVLQVFQNDIAREVNSTNVTQALSDQDAVTNGPEKQALDAASAQVSALENQAATGIVAGTSSTSAESAAAQQTVDQLTQQLAAQQSVIDQARAVYQCELTGQGAGTVPGCTGVAGNGASSDAAKAQLAQAQSSYDALSTQLQQAQTALATANAAGTEAAASSADQNKKQAEDQLPAARTQYETALAAYNQRAASVADGNAGAVGLLSQITALERLSDREPVLRWAHYLIAALFFMIELLPVLVKVLTGFGGPSLYEKAEKMRGQIALDRVTARTYRKRADVIVDEAARVPVATA, from the coding sequence ATGTCCTTTTCCGCTCATCGGCCCGGCCGTTTCGGCTCCGACGGCCACATCGAGTTCACGACGGACGAGGAACGCGAGCATTATCTCGACGACATCCTCGCCGCGCAGAGTTCGGCGAAGCGTCCGGCGGCGCACGATCATCCGACCGAGCCGTGGGGTGCACCTCCCGGGGCCGAAGACCCGACGCTGCCGATCGACGCCACGCGCGGCGACACCGCGCCGCACGACACCACTGTGCTCGAAGACCCGTCGCCCGAAGCCCCAGCGCCCAAAGGTCCGGCACCTGAAGCCCCGGTGCCCGCGTTCCCCGCCGCCGACGAGACCCTCGTGCTCGAGCCGCACGCGGTCCCGGCTGAGCGAGTCGACCCGACCGACCCCGACGAGGACACGTCCGGGGACCGTGAGCCCGCGGCATCCGGTCCCCGCCACCCGCGGCTGCGCCGCGACGACCCGCGCCGCCCGCGCCTGTCGCTCGTCCGCCGCATGGCCGTGCTCGGCGGCGCCGACAACGACGTGCTCAACGAGGTGCCCGAAGAGGTGCCCCGCTTCGTCCAGATGTTCCTCGTGCTCGCGGGCACCGCGCTGGTGTCGTCGCTCTCGATGATGTTCGCGCTGCTCACGGGCGTGCGCGTGAGCCTGTTCCTCGCGATCCCGCTGGCTCTGGTGTGGGGCCTCATCATCTTCAACCTCGACCGCTTCCTCACCTCGACGATGCGCTCGACCAAGAACTTCTTCCGGCTCCTCGGTCTCGCCATGCCGCGCGTGATCATGGCCGCGCTCATCGGCATCGTCGTGGCCGAGCCCCTGGTCTTGCAGGTGTTCCAGAACGACATCGCCCGCGAGGTGAACTCGACGAACGTCACGCAGGCCCTGAGCGATCAGGATGCCGTCACCAACGGCCCCGAGAAGCAGGCCCTCGACGCCGCGTCGGCCCAGGTCTCGGCGCTCGAGAACCAGGCGGCGACGGGCATCGTCGCGGGAACCTCCTCGACCTCGGCCGAATCGGCCGCCGCCCAGCAGACCGTGGACCAGCTGACGCAGCAGCTCGCGGCCCAGCAGTCCGTCATCGACCAGGCGCGCGCGGTGTACCAGTGCGAGCTGACCGGGCAGGGCGCGGGAACCGTCCCGGGCTGCACCGGAGTCGCCGGCAATGGCGCGAGCTCCGACGCCGCGAAGGCGCAGCTCGCCCAGGCCCAGTCGTCGTACGACGCTCTGTCGACGCAGCTGCAGCAGGCCCAGACCGCGCTCGCGACCGCGAACGCGGCGGGCACCGAGGCCGCGGCATCCTCCGCCGACCAGAACAAGAAGCAGGCCGAGGATCAGCTCCCCGCCGCCCGGACCCAGTACGAGACCGCGCTCGCCGCGTACAACCAGCGCGCGGCATCCGTCGCCGACGGCAACGCGGGAGCGGTCGGTCTGCTCAGTCAGATCACGGCGCTCGAGCGACTGTCGGATCGCGAGCCGGTCCTGCGCTGGGCGCACTACCTGATCGCGGCCCTGTTCTTCATGATCGAGCTCCTCCCGGTCCTCGTGAAGGTGCTCACCGGGTTCGGCGGCCCGTCGCTGTACGAGAAGGCCGAGAAGATGCGCGGGCAGATCGCCCTCGACCGCGTGACCGCGCGGACGTACCGCAAGCGCGCCGACGTGATCGTCGACGAAGCCGCGCGCGTTCCCGTGGCGACCGCCTGA
- a CDS encoding NUDIX domain-containing protein — protein sequence MVAWSAGLLLYRLTPEPEVLIAHMGGPFWAKKDAGAWSIPKGEYDPETEGALDAARREFHEELGVEAPDVAWAELGTFPSSSGKKVVVFAGDGAGFSASGFTFGEFEMEWPPRSGKRASFPEVDRAEWMGLDAAREALVKGQRPALDALASALEALPG from the coding sequence ATGGTCGCCTGGAGCGCGGGGCTGCTGCTCTATCGTCTGACCCCCGAGCCCGAGGTGCTCATCGCTCACATGGGCGGGCCGTTCTGGGCGAAGAAGGACGCCGGTGCCTGGTCGATCCCGAAGGGCGAGTACGACCCCGAGACGGAGGGGGCTCTGGATGCCGCCCGCCGCGAGTTCCACGAGGAACTCGGTGTCGAGGCGCCCGATGTCGCCTGGGCCGAGCTCGGCACGTTCCCGTCCTCGAGCGGCAAGAAGGTGGTCGTGTTCGCGGGCGACGGCGCCGGGTTCTCGGCATCCGGATTCACGTTCGGCGAGTTCGAGATGGAGTGGCCGCCCCGTTCCGGCAAGCGGGCGTCGTTCCCCGAGGTCGACCGTGCCGAGTGGATGGGCCTGGATGCCGCCCGCGAAGCCCTCGTGAAGGGCCAGCGCCCCGCGCTCGACGCCCTCGCCTCCGCGCTCGAGGCCCTACCCGGCTGA
- a CDS encoding zinc-binding dehydrogenase produces MRAVIHHEFGEPADVLGVEEVENPTPGPGEVRLRVLMSPIHNHDLWTIRGTYGFKPELPARAGTEAVGVIEELGEGVEGLTVGQRVATGGTFGVWAEQVVTKAAGLIPVVDGLPDEMAAQLVSMPFSAISLLHSLDLKAGDWIVQNTANGAVGRMVAQIAKARGIHVLGLVRRQSAVEELAAQGIDNVVSTDADDWRDKALALIGDGTVVAGVDSVGGPAAGQVLSLLSENGTLVIFGSMGAGKLELGAGDLIFRQATVKGFWGSVVSKTMDADTRGALFGELSRYLADGTLTLPVAATFGLDDIVDAVTASDSPRVGKVLLRP; encoded by the coding sequence ATGCGCGCAGTCATCCACCACGAGTTCGGCGAACCGGCCGACGTCCTCGGCGTCGAAGAGGTCGAGAACCCGACCCCCGGCCCCGGCGAGGTGCGCCTGCGCGTGCTGATGTCGCCCATCCACAACCACGACCTGTGGACGATCCGCGGCACCTACGGCTTCAAGCCCGAACTGCCCGCCCGCGCCGGCACCGAAGCGGTCGGCGTCATCGAAGAGCTCGGCGAGGGCGTCGAGGGCCTGACGGTCGGCCAGCGCGTCGCCACGGGCGGCACGTTCGGCGTGTGGGCCGAGCAGGTCGTCACGAAGGCCGCCGGCCTCATCCCCGTCGTCGACGGTCTCCCCGACGAGATGGCCGCGCAGCTGGTGTCCATGCCGTTCAGCGCCATCAGCCTGCTGCACTCGCTCGACCTGAAGGCCGGCGACTGGATCGTGCAGAACACCGCCAACGGCGCGGTCGGCCGTATGGTCGCGCAGATCGCCAAGGCCCGTGGCATCCACGTCCTCGGTCTCGTCCGTCGCCAGAGCGCCGTCGAGGAACTCGCCGCGCAGGGCATCGACAACGTCGTGTCGACCGACGCCGACGACTGGCGCGACAAGGCCCTCGCCCTCATCGGTGACGGCACCGTCGTCGCGGGCGTCGACTCCGTCGGTGGTCCCGCGGCCGGTCAGGTGCTGTCGCTGCTGAGCGAGAACGGCACCCTCGTGATCTTCGGCTCGATGGGCGCGGGCAAGCTCGAGCTCGGCGCCGGCGACCTCATCTTCCGCCAGGCCACCGTGAAGGGCTTCTGGGGCAGCGTCGTCAGCAAGACGATGGATGCCGACACCCGCGGCGCCCTGTTCGGAGAGCTGTCGCGCTACCTCGCCGACGGCACCCTGACCCTCCCGGTCGCCGCGACCTTCGGCCTCGACGACATCGTCGACGCCGTGACGGCGAGCGACTCGCCCCGCGTCGGCAAGGTGCTGCTGCGCCCGTGA
- a CDS encoding TetR/AcrR family transcriptional regulator encodes MGRTPSFERAAVVDAARDVFWQRGYAETGIAELEDATGLTRSSIYNAFGSKRGLFDAVLAAYLDDVVRTRLRPLGGGDPGALEAYVAEMIDGIAADTPRARLGCLLLNAGSSPLATDDAEVRTLVSDYAAEMRTAIRAAVSDRRPDLGPDAVDALAAVCASLVVAGLTLARADRDAALATLASIPTTLESWGRG; translated from the coding sequence ATGGGCAGGACGCCGAGCTTCGAGCGCGCCGCCGTCGTCGACGCCGCGCGCGACGTGTTCTGGCAGCGGGGTTACGCCGAGACGGGCATCGCCGAGCTCGAGGACGCCACGGGACTCACCCGCTCGAGCATCTATAACGCCTTCGGCAGCAAGCGCGGACTCTTCGACGCGGTCCTCGCGGCCTACCTCGACGACGTCGTGCGCACGCGCCTGCGCCCGCTGGGCGGGGGAGACCCCGGCGCACTCGAGGCGTACGTCGCCGAGATGATCGACGGGATCGCCGCCGACACCCCGCGGGCGCGGCTCGGCTGCCTCCTGCTGAACGCCGGCTCGTCGCCGCTCGCGACCGACGACGCCGAGGTCCGCACCCTGGTCTCGGACTACGCGGCCGAGATGCGCACGGCGATCCGCGCGGCGGTCTCCGATCGTCGCCCCGACCTGGGTCCGGATGCCGTCGACGCCCTCGCCGCGGTCTGCGCCTCGCTCGTCGTGGCGGGACTCACTCTCGCCCGCGCCGATCGCGACGCGGCGCTCGCGACCCTGGCATCCATCCCCACGACCCTGGAGTCGTGGGGCCGGGGCTGA
- a CDS encoding YbjQ family protein — protein sequence MLVTTMNDVPGRQITEVFGEVTGLTVRARNLGVQFGAGLKSIFGGELQGLTKQLQESRDEAKQRLIEQAQALGADAVIAMRFDTSEVAQNFQEVVAYGTAVKLA from the coding sequence ATGCTCGTCACGACGATGAACGATGTCCCCGGCCGCCAGATCACCGAAGTCTTCGGGGAGGTGACCGGCCTGACCGTCCGCGCGCGCAACCTCGGCGTGCAGTTCGGCGCCGGCCTCAAGTCGATCTTCGGCGGTGAACTGCAGGGCCTCACGAAGCAGCTCCAGGAGAGCCGCGACGAGGCCAAGCAGCGCCTCATCGAACAAGCACAGGCCCTCGGCGCCGACGCGGTGATCGCGATGCGCTTCGACACGAGCGAGGTGGCGCAGAACTTCCAAGAGGTCGTGGCCTACGGCACCGCGGTGAAGCTGGCCTGA